TTCCCTGTTCCCTATTCCCTGCAATGCATTGCGCCGCCCTGAGCACTTCGATAAACTCAGTGTAAAACTTGTCGTAAGCGCAAGCGCACGCCGTGCCGCAGGCTCAGGACTCAGGGAGCGTGGTCGTTGTGTTCCCTAGCTCAACCAGTTCGCTCATAAACCAAACCAAATTCCTATACTTATGCATTAAATTTTTAAAAAATATAACGTTTAATTGCGGTATCGTAAAAAAATAAGTTTGGTTCTCGTGAGTCAAGCTATGAGCCACTCTGATATTACCCCTACCCAAGCTACTAACCTGATTCACCACGAACCAATTTACCTGCCTACTTCAATTCAGCCTCATGGCGTACTGCTGGGGCTTAGTTCTCAGCTCGAAATTGGATGGCTGAGCAATAATACTCAAGATTTCTTAGGTAAACAGCCACGCGAATTACTCAATCAACCCCTCAGCACTCTGCTTAATGCAGAACAAGTCAAAGCTATTGAGCAGTTTTGCCAACACCAGGAAAGTAGCGTTTATTCTTTCAAGCTGTCTATCCAAACTTCAAAGGGTGAGCAATATTTTGATGCGATCGCTCATCGTACGCAAAGTACTGTGATTCTTGAGCTAGAACCAACTGATTCTATCAACCAGATCAGCTTTTTGAACTTCCATGCCTTGGTGCAAGAGGCGATCGCCAAAATGCGAACGACATCGAACCTCACAGATTTTTTGCATCTGGTTGTATCCGAAGTGCAAAAAGTCACAAAATTTGATCGGGTCATGGTCTACCAATTCGATCAAATGGGAGCAGGTTCCGTAGTTGCCGAAGTTAAACGTTCGGATTTATCACCTTATTTGGGACTACACTATCCAGCTACAGATATCCCCCAGCAAGCTAGGGAGTTGTATCAGCGCTGTCTGCTTCGATTCATTCCTGATATGAATGCTCAACCTGTCGAGCTTCTGGCAGTTGAAAATCCCGAAACGCATTCTACACCTGTTGATTTAAACTTGTCTGTACTTCGGAGTACTCATCCTTGCTGTGTTGAATATCATCAAAACATGGGTGTAACAGCTATCCTGGTGATAGCGCTTATTAAGGAACAAAAACTTTGGGGACTCATTTCTTGCCATCATCAAGCACCAAAGCATATTCCTTACGAAGTGCGGAAAATGTGCGAATTTTTAGGACAGATTGTGTCCTTAGAATTAGAACACAAAGTCAATCAGTCTGAATTAGACTATAAAATCAAGCTTCAATCGCTACAGGCAGATTTCATAGAGTCCATATCTAAAGCAGATAACTTTAGAGAAGCGCTTATTTACCCTGAGCCTCGCTTACTGGATATTGTCAATGCTCAAGGAGCTGCAGTTTGTTTAGATAATGACATTACGCTTGTAGGTGCAACACCAACAATTGAGGAAGTTCGCGCCCTTATTGAATGGGTAGACACCCAGATCACTGACAATCTCTTTTCCACGGATTCTCTGCCCAAGCTTTATCCAGAGGCTGTTGCTTTTAAAGATACTGCAAGTGGTTTGCTAGTGTTGCGAATTTCTAAACTTCGGCGCTATTACATCCTTTGGTTTCGTCCTGAAGTTATCCAAACGGTAAACTGGGCAGGTCAACCTAATGAACCAATTCAGGTTAATCCTGATGGTAGCTTTACCCTTTGTCCGCGAGTATCCTTTGAACTGTGGCAAGAAACGGTTCGATTGACTTCGTTCTGTTGGAAATCGTGTGAAGTTGAGAGTGCGATCGCTCTTAGAAATGCAATTGTGGGCATTGTACTTTCTAAGGCAGATGAGTTAGCCAAAATCAATCAAGACTTAGAGCGCAGCAACCGCGATCTCGCTTCTTTTGCCTTCGCCGCTTCTCATGATTTAAAGGAACCTTTGCGGGGCATTTACAACTACTCAAATGTCTTGCTGGAAGATTACGCTCAACTACTGGATGAGGATGGAATGGAGTACCTAAACACCGTGGTATCCTTGTCCGTACGCATGGAAACTCTGATTAATTCACTTCTGAGACTTTCTCTGTTGGGGCAAGGTCAACTGAACCTACAAGCAACTGACCTCAACAACTTGCTTTGTCAAGTAATTGATGTTGTACGTGCTAGCCGAACACCCGCTCAGTTAGATATTCGCATCCCTAGACTAATGCCCACGATTCAATGTGAGCCAGTTCTCGTTAGCGAAGTCTTTAGTAACTTGATTATTAATGCGTTTAAATACAATGATAAGCAAGACAAATGGGTTGAAATTGGTTATTTGGATATTCATCAGCAACCAGAAAAGAGATTGCAACAACTGCAACCGCAAACTTCAGCACCTTATGTCTTTTATGTACAGGATAACGGTATCGGTATTCCAGAACATCACTACCAAACTATTTTCCGACTCTTTAAGCGGCTCCACTCTCAAGAAAAGTATGGTGGAGGTACAGGTGCGGGGTTAGCTATTTCTAAGAAGATTGTTGAGCGTCACGGTGGTCTTATCTGGGTTGAATCGTGTGTTGGTATTGGTTCAGCCTTATACTTTACGCTATAATAGCTGAAAATAACATTACAAAATATTTCTTTTTAATACGATTTGTAAAGAAAACCAATGATCACAAAACTCAATGAACCACTGCTGGTTGTTGAGGACAGCAATGAGGATTTTAGGATGCTACAACGCCTAATGCGGCGAATGGCTGTCTCAAACCCCATATATCGCTGTACGAATGGGGATGAGGTTTTAGAGTTTCTCTATAAAGAAGGGAATTATCAAGACCCTGACTTAGCACCAAGACCTTGTGTTATCTTGCTTGACCTCAATTTGCCAGGGATAGATGGTCGTGACATCTTAGAACGGCTGAAGCAAGATAACAGCTTTAGGGAAATCCCCATTATTGTTTTCACCACATCATCTAATCCAAAAGATATCGAACTTTGCTACCAAAAAGGTGCAAACGGCTATCTCATCAAGCCAATGGATACTCAAGAACTGCAAAAGACAGTCCAGGCATTTGTAGGTTACTGGTTGGAGGTAAATACTCGCCCAAGTGTGGGTTAATAGCACAGATCTTATACTAAATATGCTGTCATTTGTGGTAATAAGTGAGACTAGCGAGAGTGGCAACCAACTCCACCGGATCAAACGGTTGGGCTAAATGAACTTGAAACCCCTCTTTAATAACTCGTGAACCCTCCAAATTATTATTGGTTAGCGCTATAGCCGGAATTTTTACGCCTTGCTGGTCTGAAAGATTTCTTACCTGACGAATCAGAGTATAACTGTCTTCGCCTAATGCTCCAATATCAACGACTAGCGCTTGTGGTGGATCTTGAAGCAATTCGAGTGCTGCATTAGCTGATGTAACTGCAATTACGTGGACATTACGTTCTTCAAGCACTGTGCGTAGGCGATAGCGCACCTCAGCCTCAGCCGCCACGACTAATATTCGTAAGCCTTTTAGCCGGAGATAGCCGAACTCGTACTCTGATCTATGGCTCTTACCCCAGTCACACATCAATTCTGTGATTGGTCGAATCGTCTCACCGTATGGTGTGAGCGAGTATTCAACGCGAGGCGGAGTCTCAGGGTAAGTTTCTCGACGAATCAGCCCATCTCGTTCCAGTTCACGTAACTGTTGCGTCAAAACCTTTTGAGTAATTCCAGGAATCAAAAGTTTCAATTCTCCAAACCGCTTTGCATCTCGTCTTAGCCACCACAAGATGACACACTTCCATTTGCCGCCAATCACCTCAAGGGTTACTTGGACAGGGCAAGTATATTCTGTTCCCAACTGTGATGCTCTCATAACAACTTCATTAGTATCTATTTGGTAACTATTGATTGCTTATGGTATCTCTTACCAAGATGGATTCATAGATGACAATGATTACTTGTGCACAGGCTGAACAACCGAAAATATTACGAGGAAATAATGACTGAAGAACTACAAAACATTGAAGTTGCGAAGCGATTCATCAATCAAGGTATCGCCAAGGCTAATATGAAGGTGTTTGATGATATTTTAGATCCGAACATCACAGTCACAACAGGATTAAGTCCCGCCGCATCCATCCAAGGGATAGAGAACTATAAGCAAATCTTCTCCTCATTTGCTGACGCTTGGCCAGTAAAGCACTTTGTCATTGACGATATCTTTGGTGTCAATGACAAAGTTGTGGTGCGGTTTACCGCAACCAGTGTTTTCAAGAAAGACTATTACGATGTAAAAGCAACCAATCAAATAGTACCGCTGAAGGAGGTTCACATACTTACTTTCAGAAACGGAAAGATTGTTGAAAATATCGTTAGTGCTACAAACTTTCCATTTGAATACATTATGTACCCAGTTTTAAAGGATGCTGTGATTGGAAATCTTGAGATAGATATCTGATGCAGCTTGGAAAAGTTCTGGGCAA
This portion of the Brasilonema sennae CENA114 genome encodes:
- a CDS encoding ATP-binding protein: MSHSDITPTQATNLIHHEPIYLPTSIQPHGVLLGLSSQLEIGWLSNNTQDFLGKQPRELLNQPLSTLLNAEQVKAIEQFCQHQESSVYSFKLSIQTSKGEQYFDAIAHRTQSTVILELEPTDSINQISFLNFHALVQEAIAKMRTTSNLTDFLHLVVSEVQKVTKFDRVMVYQFDQMGAGSVVAEVKRSDLSPYLGLHYPATDIPQQARELYQRCLLRFIPDMNAQPVELLAVENPETHSTPVDLNLSVLRSTHPCCVEYHQNMGVTAILVIALIKEQKLWGLISCHHQAPKHIPYEVRKMCEFLGQIVSLELEHKVNQSELDYKIKLQSLQADFIESISKADNFREALIYPEPRLLDIVNAQGAAVCLDNDITLVGATPTIEEVRALIEWVDTQITDNLFSTDSLPKLYPEAVAFKDTASGLLVLRISKLRRYYILWFRPEVIQTVNWAGQPNEPIQVNPDGSFTLCPRVSFELWQETVRLTSFCWKSCEVESAIALRNAIVGIVLSKADELAKINQDLERSNRDLASFAFAASHDLKEPLRGIYNYSNVLLEDYAQLLDEDGMEYLNTVVSLSVRMETLINSLLRLSLLGQGQLNLQATDLNNLLCQVIDVVRASRTPAQLDIRIPRLMPTIQCEPVLVSEVFSNLIINAFKYNDKQDKWVEIGYLDIHQQPEKRLQQLQPQTSAPYVFYVQDNGIGIPEHHYQTIFRLFKRLHSQEKYGGGTGAGLAISKKIVERHGGLIWVESCVGIGSALYFTL
- a CDS encoding response regulator; this encodes MITKLNEPLLVVEDSNEDFRMLQRLMRRMAVSNPIYRCTNGDEVLEFLYKEGNYQDPDLAPRPCVILLDLNLPGIDGRDILERLKQDNSFREIPIIVFTTSSNPKDIELCYQKGANGYLIKPMDTQELQKTVQAFVGYWLEVNTRPSVG
- a CDS encoding ester cyclase — its product is MTEELQNIEVAKRFINQGIAKANMKVFDDILDPNITVTTGLSPAASIQGIENYKQIFSSFADAWPVKHFVIDDIFGVNDKVVVRFTATSVFKKDYYDVKATNQIVPLKEVHILTFRNGKIVENIVSATNFPFEYIMYPVLKDAVIGNLEIDI
- a CDS encoding winged helix-turn-helix transcriptional regulator; the encoded protein is MRASQLGTEYTCPVQVTLEVIGGKWKCVILWWLRRDAKRFGELKLLIPGITQKVLTQQLRELERDGLIRRETYPETPPRVEYSLTPYGETIRPITELMCDWGKSHRSEYEFGYLRLKGLRILVVAAEAEVRYRLRTVLEERNVHVIAVTSANAALELLQDPPQALVVDIGALGEDSYTLIRQVRNLSDQQGVKIPAIALTNNNLEGSRVIKEGFQVHLAQPFDPVELVATLASLTYYHK